One Lacipirellulaceae bacterium DNA window includes the following coding sequences:
- a CDS encoding HU family DNA-binding protein, translated as MLTPTTLGANEANSDRGEILSFDHAETSLRGTFVVTKKEIVKTISEEIGLTQLKTKEIVQKTFDAIVDTLVQDERIELRNFGVFEVKKRAARKARNPRTGEKVFVPEKFVVTFKPGKEMEERVRELERKANEAAAAAAASENAAAAAQPSANGTYGSGSSYDAQVSPTQVSPTQLGSNQP; from the coding sequence ATGCTTACCCCAACTACACTTGGAGCAAATGAAGCGAATTCGGATCGAGGCGAAATCCTGAGCTTCGACCACGCTGAAACTTCTCTAAGGGGGACCTTCGTCGTGACCAAGAAAGAGATCGTTAAGACCATCTCAGAAGAGATCGGGCTGACCCAACTGAAGACGAAGGAGATCGTTCAGAAAACGTTCGACGCCATTGTCGACACACTCGTTCAAGACGAGCGAATCGAGCTTCGCAACTTCGGCGTGTTTGAAGTCAAGAAACGGGCCGCTCGCAAAGCCCGCAACCCACGGACCGGCGAAAAGGTGTTTGTGCCTGAGAAGTTCGTCGTCACGTTCAAGCCAGGCAAAGAGATGGAAGAACGCGTTCGTGAACTCGAGCGCAAGGCGAATGAGGCCGCTGCAGCAGCCGCTGCTAGCGAGAATGCCGCTGCTGCCGCACAACCATCAGCGAACGGAACTTATGGCAGCGGAAGCAGTTACGATGCTCAAGTTAGCCCGACACAAGTAAGCCCAACGCAACTGGGCTCAAACCAGCCCTAA